A single region of the Rathayibacter rathayi genome encodes:
- the hisD gene encoding histidinol dehydrogenase, which yields MIQTLDLRGRRPSAAELLDLVPRNPGTSAAVGPVVAELIADVRARGAEALLDQSERLDGVRPPHLRVPAEQIAEALDRLDPAIRRALEEAIARVRRASAAQIPPPRTTEIDDGATVTQRWQPVARAGLYVPGGKAVYPSSVVMNAVPAQAAGVASIALVSPPQKTFGGSVHPTILAAASLLGIDEVYALGGAGAVAALAYGVDSIGLDPVSIITGPGNIWVTTAKRQVLGQVGIDSEAGPTEILVIADDSADPRLVAADLVSQAEHDEAASAVLVTDSADLAAAVQREVAEQAASTHHAERVAIALDGPQSALVIVDDLDLACAFSDAYGPEHLELHTVDPAATAERIHDAGAIFLGPTTPVSLGDYLAGSNHVLPTLGQARFSSGLGAYTFLRPQQLISYDRAALERVAPHIRALSDAEALPAHGDAVDARFA from the coding sequence ATGATTCAGACTCTCGACCTCCGCGGCCGTCGTCCCTCCGCCGCCGAGCTCCTCGACCTCGTGCCCCGCAATCCAGGCACCTCCGCTGCCGTCGGGCCCGTCGTCGCCGAGCTGATCGCCGATGTCCGCGCACGCGGTGCCGAGGCGCTGCTGGATCAGTCGGAGCGGTTGGACGGCGTGCGCCCTCCGCATCTCCGCGTTCCCGCCGAGCAGATCGCGGAGGCTCTGGACCGCCTCGACCCCGCCATCCGCCGCGCCCTCGAGGAGGCGATCGCCCGCGTCCGCCGCGCCAGCGCCGCGCAGATCCCGCCGCCTCGCACGACCGAAATCGACGACGGCGCCACCGTCACCCAGCGCTGGCAGCCCGTCGCCCGCGCCGGCCTCTATGTCCCCGGTGGCAAAGCGGTCTATCCCTCCAGCGTCGTGATGAACGCGGTGCCCGCGCAGGCCGCCGGAGTTGCCTCCATCGCCCTGGTCTCGCCGCCGCAGAAGACGTTCGGCGGCTCCGTGCACCCCACGATCCTCGCGGCTGCCTCCCTGCTCGGCATCGACGAGGTCTACGCGCTCGGAGGCGCCGGCGCGGTTGCCGCGCTCGCCTACGGCGTCGACTCGATCGGCCTCGATCCCGTCAGCATCATCACGGGCCCGGGCAACATCTGGGTCACTACTGCGAAGCGCCAGGTGCTCGGCCAGGTCGGCATCGACTCCGAGGCCGGTCCGACCGAGATCCTCGTCATCGCCGACGACTCCGCCGACCCGCGCCTGGTTGCCGCCGACCTGGTCAGCCAGGCCGAGCACGACGAGGCTGCGTCGGCCGTCCTGGTCACGGACAGCGCCGATCTCGCCGCGGCCGTGCAGCGCGAGGTCGCCGAGCAGGCCGCGAGCACGCATCACGCCGAGCGGGTCGCGATCGCGCTCGACGGCCCGCAGTCCGCTCTCGTGATCGTTGACGACCTCGACCTCGCCTGCGCGTTCAGCGACGCCTATGGCCCCGAACACCTCGAGCTGCACACGGTCGACCCCGCCGCGACGGCCGAGCGGATCCACGACGCCGGCGCGATCTTCCTCGGCCCCACCACCCCGGTGAGCCTGGGCGACTACCTCGCCGGCTCCAACCATGTGCTGCCGACGCTCGGACAGGCGCGCTTCTCCTCGGGGCTCGGCGCCTATACGTTCCTCCGCCCGCAGCAGCTGATCTCGTATGACCGCGCGGCGCTCGAGCGGGTTGCCCCGCACATCCGCGCTCTCAGCGACGCCGAGGCTCTGCCCGCCCACGGCGACGCCGTCGACGCCCGCTTCGCCTGA
- the dnaE gene encoding DNA polymerase III subunit alpha — translation MLDGAARVTPLIDAAVEEGMPAIAVTDHGNVFGAFDFWRTATAAGIKPIIGTEAYLTPGTHRSDKTRIRWGDGGGDDVSGSGSYTHMTLLSSTTTGMHNLFRLSSRASIEGYYFKPRMDREILSQYSEGLIGTTGCPSGEVQTRLRLGQYREACQAAADYRDIFGKENFFAEIMDHGLDIERRVIGDVIRLAKDLDLPLVATNDLHYTHAHDATSHAALLCVQSGTTLDDPKRFKLDADEFYLKSPREMRQVFRDHPEACDNTLLIAERCDVQFDTSANYMPRFPVPEGETEDTWFVKEIEAGLHERYPDGISEEVRARADYETQVILQMGFPGYFLVVADFINWSKRNGIRVGPGRGSGAGSMAAYAMKITDLDPLRHGLIFERFLNPDRVSMPDFDVDFDDRRRGEVIRYVTEKYGDERVAQIVTYGTIKAKQALKDASRVLGFPFGMGEKLTKAMPPAIMGKDIPLSGINDPAHARYKEALDVRNVIAEDPQAKLVFDTALGLENLKRQWGVHAAGVIMSSDPLLDIIPIMKREQDGQIVTQFDYPACESLGLIKMDFLGLRNLTIIDDALDNIRANRGQDLVLEDLELDDPAAYELLARGDTLGVFQLDGGPMRGLLRLMKPDNFEDISAVLALYRPGPMGADSHTNYALRKNGVQQITPIHPELEEPLAEVLGGTYGLIVYQEQVMSIAQKLAGFTLAQADLLRRAMGKKKKSELDKQFEGFSGGMIANGYSMEAVKTLWDILLPFSDYAFNKAHSAAYGVVSYWTAYLKAHYPAEYMAALLTSVGDSKDKMAAYLNECRRMGIKVLPPDVNESIGFFTAVGTDIRFGLGAVRNVGTNVVEGIRAAREEKGRFETFHDFLRKVPLQVTNKRTIESLVKAGAFDSLGSTRRALVEVHEDAVEAAVGEKRNEANGQVGFDFDSLWDEPQAAIQVPERPEWAKRDKLAFERDMLGLYVSDHPLAGLETELAKHYSTTIADLLISETIADGETVVVAGLVTSVQHRMAKASGNQYGMIQVEDFGGEITCMFMGKAYQEFAPALTNDSIVVVRGRVSMRDDGMNLHAFSLFAPEMSQDGDSGPLTVSMPEPRATTDTISQLSDVLIRHSGQTEVRLKLIKGDTARVFEVPFPVRITPDLFGELKSLLGPNCLY, via the coding sequence ATGCTCGACGGTGCCGCGCGGGTCACGCCGCTGATCGACGCGGCGGTCGAGGAGGGCATGCCGGCGATCGCGGTGACCGACCACGGGAACGTGTTCGGGGCCTTCGACTTCTGGCGCACCGCGACGGCGGCGGGGATCAAGCCGATCATCGGCACCGAGGCCTACCTCACTCCGGGTACACACCGCTCCGACAAGACGCGGATCCGCTGGGGCGACGGTGGCGGCGACGACGTGTCCGGCTCCGGCTCCTACACGCACATGACGCTGCTCAGCTCGACCACGACGGGCATGCACAACCTCTTTCGCCTCTCCTCGCGCGCGTCGATCGAGGGCTACTACTTCAAGCCACGGATGGATCGCGAGATCCTCTCCCAGTATTCCGAGGGCCTGATCGGCACGACCGGCTGCCCGAGCGGTGAGGTGCAGACCCGCCTGCGCCTGGGCCAGTACCGGGAGGCGTGCCAAGCGGCCGCCGACTACCGCGACATCTTCGGCAAAGAGAACTTCTTCGCCGAGATCATGGACCACGGTCTCGACATCGAGCGGCGGGTCATCGGCGACGTCATCCGGCTCGCCAAGGACCTGGACCTCCCGCTCGTGGCCACCAACGACCTGCACTACACCCACGCGCACGACGCGACCTCGCACGCCGCGCTGCTCTGCGTGCAGTCCGGTACGACGCTCGATGATCCCAAGCGCTTCAAGTTAGACGCCGATGAGTTCTACCTCAAGTCGCCGCGCGAGATGCGCCAGGTCTTTCGCGACCACCCCGAGGCCTGCGATAACACGCTCCTCATCGCCGAGCGCTGCGACGTGCAGTTCGACACGTCCGCCAACTACATGCCCCGTTTCCCCGTCCCCGAGGGTGAGACCGAGGACACCTGGTTCGTCAAGGAGATCGAGGCCGGACTGCACGAGCGCTACCCGGACGGCATCTCGGAGGAGGTGCGTGCTCGCGCCGACTACGAGACGCAGGTCATCCTGCAGATGGGCTTCCCCGGCTACTTCCTCGTCGTCGCCGATTTCATCAACTGGTCCAAGCGCAACGGGATCCGCGTCGGCCCGGGCCGCGGTTCAGGCGCAGGCTCGATGGCCGCCTACGCGATGAAAATCACCGACCTCGATCCGCTGCGCCACGGCCTGATCTTCGAGCGGTTCCTCAACCCGGACCGGGTCTCGATGCCCGACTTCGACGTCGACTTCGACGACCGTCGCCGCGGTGAGGTCATCCGCTACGTGACCGAGAAGTACGGTGACGAGCGCGTCGCCCAGATCGTCACCTACGGCACCATCAAGGCGAAGCAGGCGCTCAAGGACGCCTCCCGTGTCCTCGGCTTCCCGTTCGGGATGGGCGAGAAGCTGACCAAGGCGATGCCGCCCGCGATCATGGGGAAGGACATCCCGCTCAGCGGCATCAACGACCCGGCTCACGCTCGCTACAAGGAAGCGCTCGACGTTCGGAACGTGATCGCTGAGGATCCGCAGGCCAAGCTCGTCTTCGACACCGCGCTCGGACTCGAGAACCTCAAACGCCAGTGGGGCGTGCACGCGGCCGGCGTTATCATGTCCAGCGACCCGCTGCTCGACATCATTCCGATCATGAAGCGGGAGCAGGACGGCCAGATCGTCACGCAGTTCGACTACCCCGCGTGCGAGTCCCTCGGCCTGATCAAGATGGACTTCCTGGGGCTGCGGAACCTCACGATCATCGACGACGCCCTCGACAACATTCGGGCGAACCGCGGCCAGGACCTCGTACTCGAGGACCTCGAACTCGACGACCCGGCGGCCTACGAGTTGCTGGCTCGCGGAGACACCCTCGGCGTGTTCCAGCTCGACGGCGGACCGATGCGCGGCCTGCTCCGCCTGATGAAGCCGGACAACTTCGAGGACATTTCCGCGGTCCTCGCGCTCTACCGGCCGGGCCCGATGGGTGCCGACTCCCACACCAACTACGCGCTGCGCAAGAACGGCGTGCAGCAGATCACCCCGATCCATCCCGAACTCGAGGAGCCGCTCGCGGAGGTGCTCGGCGGAACGTACGGCCTGATCGTGTACCAGGAGCAGGTCATGTCGATCGCGCAAAAGCTTGCCGGCTTCACGCTGGCGCAAGCCGACCTGCTGCGGCGCGCGATGGGCAAGAAGAAGAAGTCCGAACTCGACAAACAGTTCGAGGGATTCTCCGGCGGCATGATCGCCAACGGCTACTCGATGGAGGCGGTCAAGACCCTCTGGGACATCTTGCTGCCCTTCTCCGACTACGCCTTCAACAAGGCGCATTCGGCGGCGTACGGAGTGGTGTCCTACTGGACCGCTTACCTCAAGGCGCACTACCCCGCGGAGTACATGGCCGCGCTGCTCACCAGCGTCGGCGACTCGAAGGACAAGATGGCGGCCTACCTCAACGAGTGTCGGCGGATGGGCATCAAGGTGCTCCCGCCCGACGTCAACGAGTCGATCGGCTTCTTCACCGCGGTCGGCACCGACATCCGTTTCGGTCTCGGCGCCGTCCGCAACGTGGGGACGAACGTGGTCGAGGGGATCCGCGCCGCGCGTGAGGAGAAGGGTCGCTTCGAGACCTTCCACGACTTCCTCCGCAAGGTGCCGTTACAGGTGACGAACAAGCGCACGATTGAGTCGCTGGTCAAAGCCGGCGCCTTCGACTCGCTCGGCTCGACCCGCCGCGCCCTCGTCGAGGTGCACGAGGACGCCGTCGAGGCTGCCGTCGGGGAGAAGCGCAACGAGGCCAATGGCCAGGTCGGCTTCGACTTCGACAGCCTCTGGGACGAGCCGCAGGCCGCGATCCAGGTCCCCGAGCGTCCGGAGTGGGCCAAACGGGACAAGCTCGCCTTCGAGCGCGACATGCTCGGGCTCTACGTGTCCGACCATCCCCTCGCCGGCCTCGAGACCGAACTCGCCAAGCACTACAGCACGACCATCGCCGACCTGCTGATCTCGGAGACGATCGCCGACGGAGAGACGGTGGTCGTCGCCGGCCTCGTCACGAGCGTCCAGCACCGGATGGCCAAGGCCTCCGGCAACCAGTACGGGATGATCCAGGTCGAGGACTTCGGCGGCGAGATTACGTGCATGTTCATGGGCAAGGCCTACCAGGAGTTCGCCCCCGCCCTGACGAACGATTCCATCGTGGTCGTCCGCGGCCGGGTCAGCATGCGCGACGACGGGATGAACCTGCACGCGTTCAGCCTCTTCGCCCCCGAAATGAGTCAGGACGGCGACTCCGGACCGCTCACCGTCTCGATGCCGGAGCCGCGCGCGACCACCGATACGATCTCGCAGCTCAGCGACGTGCTCATCCGCCACTCGGGGCAGACCGAGGTACGCCTGAAGCTCATCAAGGGCGACACGGCGCGCGTCTTCGAGGTCCCGTTCCCGGTGCGGATCACACCGGACCTGTTCGGGGAGCTGAAGAGCCTGCTGGGGCCAAACTGTTTGTATTGA
- a CDS encoding quinone-dependent dihydroorotate dehydrogenase: MYSLLFRTLLRRLDPEQAHHLSFPVIRALGAVAPALRRLTVPRGTPSVEALGLRFETPFGVAAGFDKDATAVLGFGALGFGHVEVGTLTARAQPGNDRPRLFRVIADRAVINRMGFNNHGAQAAAKRLVRLRSVRHRPVIGVNIGKSRVVEVDDAIEDYLISTRLLAPLADYLVVNVSSPNTPGLRGLQEIDRLEPLLAAVKDAADATPLLVKIAPDLSDDEVGRVAELAVRLGLDGIIATNTTLSREGLATDRSAIEAAGAGGLSGAPLATRSLEVLRVIRATVPAAFCVISVGGVETAADVQQRLDAGATLVQGYTAFIYRGPLWARTINRGLARAS, translated from the coding sequence GTGTACTCGCTGCTGTTCCGCACCCTCCTGCGTCGCCTCGACCCCGAGCAGGCGCACCACCTCAGCTTCCCGGTGATCAGGGCTCTCGGAGCCGTCGCCCCGGCGCTGCGGCGCCTGACCGTTCCGCGCGGCACCCCGTCGGTCGAGGCGCTCGGACTCCGCTTCGAGACGCCCTTCGGGGTCGCCGCCGGTTTCGATAAGGACGCCACCGCGGTCCTGGGCTTCGGCGCACTGGGATTCGGTCACGTCGAGGTGGGGACGCTGACCGCTCGCGCCCAGCCGGGCAACGACCGGCCGCGCCTGTTTCGTGTGATCGCCGATCGCGCCGTCATCAACCGGATGGGCTTCAACAATCACGGAGCGCAGGCCGCGGCGAAGCGCCTCGTCCGCCTTCGCAGCGTGCGCCACCGACCCGTGATCGGTGTGAATATCGGCAAGAGCCGCGTGGTCGAGGTGGACGATGCGATCGAGGACTACCTGATCAGCACGCGGCTCCTCGCGCCGCTTGCCGACTACCTCGTCGTGAACGTGAGTTCGCCGAACACCCCGGGGCTGCGCGGTCTGCAGGAGATCGACCGACTCGAGCCCCTCCTCGCCGCCGTCAAGGACGCCGCCGACGCAACGCCCCTGCTCGTCAAGATCGCCCCCGACCTCTCCGATGACGAGGTCGGCCGCGTCGCCGAACTCGCCGTCCGGCTGGGCCTGGACGGCATCATCGCGACGAATACCACGCTCTCGCGCGAGGGCCTCGCCACCGACCGGTCCGCCATCGAGGCGGCCGGAGCCGGGGGCCTCTCCGGCGCTCCGCTGGCCACCCGGTCGCTTGAGGTGCTGCGCGTGATCCGAGCCACCGTCCCCGCGGCGTTCTGCGTGATCTCGGTCGGTGGAGTCGAGACGGCCGCTGACGTGCAGCAGCGCCTCGACGCCGGCGCCACCCTCGTGCAGGGCTATACCGCCTTCATCTACCGCGGACCCCTGTGGGCCCGGACCATCAATCGGGGACTGGCCCGCGCCTCCTGA
- a CDS encoding DUF3043 domain-containing protein, with the protein MAKHPIATDTPDDAGSPGAGKGRPTPTRREQELARKRPLVVTDRKQAARDAREKAAVSREQARLGLAAGDQRYLPLRDKGPQRRFVRDWVDARFSLGEFLIPVMVVVLLLSFFPQPELQDVTLVILWVFFLVAVIDCILLGIRMRRKLAERYGADKVEKGIRWYAAMRALQLRVMRLPKPQVKRGAFPE; encoded by the coding sequence GTGGCCAAGCACCCGATCGCAACCGACACGCCCGACGACGCCGGCTCCCCCGGCGCCGGCAAGGGGCGGCCGACGCCGACCCGGCGCGAGCAGGAGCTGGCCCGCAAGCGTCCGCTCGTCGTCACCGACCGCAAGCAGGCCGCCCGCGACGCCCGCGAGAAGGCCGCGGTCTCTCGCGAGCAGGCTCGCCTCGGACTCGCCGCCGGCGACCAGCGTTACCTGCCGCTGCGTGACAAGGGCCCCCAGCGCAGGTTCGTCCGCGACTGGGTGGACGCACGCTTCAGCCTGGGTGAGTTCCTCATCCCGGTGATGGTCGTGGTCCTCCTGCTGAGCTTCTTCCCGCAGCCTGAGCTGCAGGATGTGACGCTCGTCATCCTCTGGGTGTTCTTCCTCGTCGCGGTGATCGACTGCATCCTCCTCGGCATCCGGATGCGACGGAAGTTGGCGGAGCGCTACGGCGCCGACAAGGTCGAGAAGGGCATTCGCTGGTACGCCGCGATGCGCGCCCTGCAGTTGCGGGTGATGCGCCTGCCCAAGCCCCAGGTCAAGCGCGGCGCCTTCCCCGAGTAA
- the nrdR gene encoding transcriptional regulator NrdR has translation MFCPFCRHPDSRVIDSRTSDDGLSIRRRRQCPSCGRRFSTTETASLVVIKRSGVVEPFSREKIVSGVRKACQGRPVTDSDLAVLAQRVEESIRSTGASQIDANDIGLATLPPLRELDEVAYLRFASVYQAFDSLDDFESAIMQLRVERSSMLNRADEI, from the coding sequence ATGTTTTGCCCCTTCTGCCGGCACCCCGACTCCCGCGTGATCGACTCCCGCACGAGTGACGACGGTCTCTCGATCCGCCGCCGCCGCCAGTGCCCGTCCTGCGGCCGCCGCTTCTCAACCACCGAGACCGCGAGCCTCGTCGTCATCAAGCGCAGCGGAGTCGTGGAGCCGTTCAGTCGCGAGAAGATCGTCAGCGGTGTCCGGAAGGCGTGCCAGGGACGTCCCGTCACCGACTCCGATCTGGCGGTGCTCGCGCAGCGGGTGGAGGAGAGCATCCGCTCGACCGGTGCCTCCCAGATCGACGCGAACGACATCGGCCTCGCCACCCTGCCGCCGCTGCGCGAGCTCGACGAAGTCGCTTACCTCCGCTTCGCGAGCGTCTACCAGGCGTTCGACTCGCTCGACGACTTCGAGTCAGCAATCATGCAGCTCCGCGTCGAACGCAGCTCCATGCTGAACCGCGCCGACGAGATCTGA
- a CDS encoding RluA family pseudouridine synthase, whose product MQFRELPVPDGLDGLRVDAAVARLLGFSRTFAAEVAEAGGVSADGRVLDKSDRVRSGAWLSVEWTPREEPRIVPIAVPDLVIVHDDDDIVVIDKPVGVAAHPAVGWEGPTVLGALAAAGFRISTSGAAERAGIVHRLDAGTSGLMVVAKSERAYTHLKRAFHDRTVEKVYHAVVQGHPDPLAGTIDAPLGRHPSSDWKFAVRADGKPSVTHYETIEAFPFASLLEIHLETGRTHQIRVHMAAQRHPCVGDAMYGADPTLSKRLGLTRQWLDAVRLGFTHPGTGEWVQFEAAYPDDLADALEMLRGE is encoded by the coding sequence GTGCAGTTCCGAGAGCTGCCGGTCCCGGACGGGCTCGACGGCCTGCGCGTGGATGCGGCGGTCGCCAGGTTGCTTGGCTTCTCGCGCACGTTCGCGGCCGAGGTCGCCGAGGCCGGCGGAGTGAGCGCCGACGGCCGCGTCCTGGACAAGAGCGATCGGGTGCGCTCCGGCGCCTGGCTGAGTGTCGAGTGGACCCCGCGCGAGGAGCCGCGGATCGTGCCGATTGCGGTTCCGGACCTGGTCATCGTGCACGACGACGACGACATCGTGGTGATCGACAAGCCGGTCGGAGTCGCCGCCCACCCCGCGGTGGGCTGGGAGGGCCCGACGGTGCTGGGCGCCCTCGCCGCCGCTGGTTTCCGGATCTCGACCTCCGGAGCGGCCGAGCGGGCCGGCATCGTCCATCGCCTCGACGCCGGAACGAGCGGCCTCATGGTCGTCGCGAAGTCGGAGCGGGCGTACACCCACCTCAAGCGCGCGTTCCACGACCGCACGGTCGAGAAGGTGTACCACGCCGTCGTGCAGGGCCATCCGGATCCGCTCGCGGGCACGATCGACGCTCCGCTCGGCCGCCATCCGTCCTCGGACTGGAAGTTCGCGGTCCGCGCCGACGGAAAGCCTTCGGTGACGCACTACGAGACGATCGAGGCCTTCCCCTTCGCCTCCCTGCTCGAGATCCACCTCGAAACCGGCCGCACCCACCAGATCCGCGTGCACATGGCTGCCCAGCGCCACCCGTGCGTCGGCGACGCGATGTACGGCGCCGATCCGACCCTCTCGAAGCGCCTCGGCCTCACCCGCCAGTGGCTCGACGCGGTCCGGCTCGGATTCACGCATCCGGGCACGGGGGAGTGGGTGCAGTTCGAGGCCGCCTACCCTGACGACCTCGCGGACGCCCTCGAGATGCTTCGGGGGGAGTGA
- a CDS encoding YggT family protein, whose product MNSVISLLGSVLYFVLLLYFFAMWARFVLDLVRVIRRDWRPRGAGLVAAEGVYTVTDPPIRFFRRVIKPVSIGPVALDFGWSLTMLCVIVGMYIATWLQRA is encoded by the coding sequence GTGAACTCCGTCATCTCGCTCCTCGGGAGCGTCCTCTACTTCGTGCTTCTGCTCTACTTCTTCGCGATGTGGGCGCGATTCGTGCTCGACCTCGTCCGCGTCATTCGTCGCGATTGGCGCCCCCGCGGTGCCGGCCTCGTCGCCGCGGAAGGCGTCTACACGGTCACGGACCCGCCAATTCGCTTCTTCCGCCGGGTGATCAAGCCGGTCTCGATCGGCCCGGTCGCCCTCGACTTCGGCTGGAGTCTGACCATGCTCTGCGTCATCGTGGGCATGTACATCGCGACGTGGCTCCAGCGCGCCTGA
- the lspA gene encoding signal peptidase II, translated as MLVTLGLVALAVFAIDQTAKFLVTTNLTLGEDVHVLGDVLILHYIKNPGAAFSLASGSTWIFSIIAACVVVAVVWFSRRIRSLAWAVFFGLLLGGTLGNLFDRLFREPSFGLGHVVDFLFTPWLLPAIYNVADIAICTAMALFVLLSLRGIGLDGSHDRENPVGRTEGADEAAHDADHSGGR; from the coding sequence GTGCTCGTCACCCTCGGCCTCGTTGCGCTCGCGGTCTTCGCGATTGACCAGACCGCGAAGTTCCTGGTCACGACGAACCTGACGCTCGGTGAGGACGTCCACGTCCTCGGCGACGTGCTGATCCTGCACTACATAAAGAATCCGGGTGCGGCCTTCTCTCTGGCGAGCGGATCGACGTGGATCTTCTCGATCATCGCCGCCTGCGTCGTCGTCGCTGTCGTCTGGTTCTCTCGCCGCATCCGATCGCTGGCGTGGGCCGTCTTCTTCGGGCTGCTGCTCGGTGGTACGCTCGGCAACCTCTTCGACCGGCTGTTCCGGGAGCCCTCCTTCGGGCTCGGACACGTTGTCGACTTCCTCTTCACGCCGTGGCTGCTCCCGGCGATTTACAACGTCGCCGACATCGCGATCTGCACGGCGATGGCCCTGTTCGTCCTGCTGAGCCTGCGCGGCATCGGTCTCGACGGCAGCCACGACCGCGAAAACCCCGTCGGGCGGACGGAGGGCGCCGACGAGGCGGCCCACGACGCCGACCACTCTGGCGGACGCTGA
- a CDS encoding dipeptidase, producing MAHDAPTPSVLSSDEEAVLAAVRDDLPRSLAQLGQLVRIPSVSWDGFDATRVAASAEAVAELARETGVFDDVAIHSATIDGTDVLGQPAVLATRAARNGAPTVLLYAHHDVQPQGAESAWETPPFEPTVRGDRLYGRGAADDKAGVVSHLAAVRALREVAGEDLELGLVLFIEGEEEFGSRSFPTFLRKHHSALRADAIIVADSDNWDVDTPALTVGLRGNVTFTLTISTLAHASHSGMLGGAVPDAMLAAVRLLSTLWNEDGSVAIAGLTEHDGAVPETTEEDLRRDSGLLDGVSPIGSGAILSRLWSKPAVTVTGIDAPAVVDASNTLVPSVRVKISARIAPGQDAAQAYAAIERHLHANAPFGAHLAIDDVSTGNPFLVDATGWAVDLIKRAMADAWGRGPLETGIGGSIPFIPDLVREFPEAQILVTGVEDPDSRAHSPNESLHLGVFTRAAQTEALFLLRAAAHRD from the coding sequence ATGGCTCACGACGCTCCGACTCCGTCCGTACTCTCCTCCGACGAGGAGGCCGTCCTCGCCGCCGTCCGCGATGACCTTCCGCGCTCGCTCGCTCAACTCGGGCAGCTGGTGCGGATCCCGTCCGTCTCGTGGGACGGCTTCGACGCCACCCGGGTGGCCGCCAGCGCCGAGGCCGTCGCCGAGCTCGCGCGAGAGACCGGCGTCTTCGACGACGTCGCGATCCACAGCGCCACGATCGACGGCACCGACGTGCTCGGCCAGCCCGCGGTGCTCGCGACCCGCGCCGCCCGCAACGGGGCGCCGACGGTCCTGCTCTACGCTCACCACGACGTGCAGCCCCAGGGTGCAGAGTCGGCGTGGGAGACCCCTCCGTTCGAGCCGACCGTGCGCGGCGACCGCCTCTACGGGCGCGGTGCCGCCGACGACAAGGCCGGTGTCGTCTCGCACCTCGCCGCGGTCCGTGCGCTGCGCGAGGTCGCGGGCGAGGACCTCGAGCTCGGGCTCGTCCTCTTCATCGAGGGAGAGGAGGAGTTTGGCTCTCGCTCCTTCCCCACCTTCCTTCGCAAGCACCACAGCGCCCTCCGGGCCGACGCGATCATCGTTGCCGACAGCGACAATTGGGACGTCGACACCCCCGCGCTGACGGTGGGCCTGCGCGGCAATGTCACGTTCACCCTCACGATCAGCACCCTCGCCCACGCCTCGCACTCGGGCATGCTCGGCGGAGCTGTCCCGGACGCGATGCTCGCGGCGGTCCGCCTGCTCTCGACGCTCTGGAACGAGGACGGCTCGGTCGCGATCGCCGGCCTCACCGAACACGACGGTGCTGTCCCCGAGACGACAGAGGAGGACCTGCGCCGCGACTCCGGGCTGCTCGACGGCGTCTCGCCGATCGGATCCGGCGCGATCCTCTCGCGCCTGTGGTCGAAGCCGGCGGTCACCGTCACCGGGATCGACGCCCCCGCCGTCGTCGACGCCTCCAACACTCTCGTGCCGTCGGTGCGGGTGAAGATCAGCGCGCGGATTGCCCCGGGCCAGGACGCGGCGCAGGCGTACGCCGCGATCGAGCGCCACCTGCACGCCAACGCCCCGTTCGGCGCGCACCTCGCGATCGACGACGTCAGCACCGGAAATCCCTTCCTCGTTGACGCGACCGGATGGGCGGTCGACCTGATCAAGCGCGCGATGGCGGACGCCTGGGGCCGCGGGCCGCTGGAGACAGGAATTGGCGGAAGCATCCCCTTCATCCCCGATCTGGTGCGCGAGTTCCCCGAGGCGCAGATCCTGGTCACCGGAGTCGAGGACCCCGACTCGCGCGCGCACAGCCCGAACGAGTCGCTGCACCTGGGCGTCTTCACGCGGGCCGCGCAGACCGAGGCGCTGTTCCTCCTGCGTGCGGCCGCCCATCGCGACTGA
- a CDS encoding DivIVA domain-containing protein — MALTPEDVVNKRFQPTKFREGYDQDEVDDFLDEVVVELRRLNQENEELRQRLSSGDSRPSDARVSDAPRESTPAPAPVVDEAPEPQLEPEPTPAPASVTAPVGAQQSSPVDEAESSSGLLQLARRLHEEHVREGAEKRDALVAEGRATAARLVAEAEAKQRQQIAKLEEERAGVEHRIDELRTFEREYRQKLKSYIEGQLRDLDSQPAEASLSGFGA; from the coding sequence ATGGCGCTCACTCCCGAAGACGTTGTCAATAAGCGGTTCCAGCCGACCAAGTTCCGCGAGGGATACGACCAGGACGAGGTCGACGACTTCCTCGACGAGGTCGTCGTGGAACTCCGCCGCCTGAACCAGGAGAACGAGGAACTGCGTCAGCGCCTCTCCTCCGGCGACAGCCGCCCGTCGGATGCGCGCGTCTCCGACGCCCCGCGCGAGAGCACTCCGGCTCCCGCCCCGGTCGTCGACGAGGCGCCCGAGCCGCAGCTCGAGCCCGAGCCCACCCCGGCTCCCGCGTCGGTCACTGCTCCGGTCGGCGCGCAGCAGTCGAGCCCGGTCGATGAGGCCGAGAGCTCCAGCGGGTTGCTCCAGTTGGCTCGCCGCCTGCACGAGGAGCACGTACGTGAGGGTGCCGAGAAGCGCGACGCCCTGGTCGCCGAGGGCCGTGCGACGGCCGCGCGTCTGGTCGCCGAGGCCGAGGCCAAGCAGCGCCAGCAGATCGCGAAGCTCGAGGAGGAGCGGGCGGGCGTCGAACACCGGATCGACGAGCTGCGCACCTTCGAGCGCGAGTACCGCCAGAAGCTCAAGAGCTACATCGAGGGTCAGCTCCGCGACCTCGACTCTCAGCCGGCGGAGGCCTCGCTGTCGGGTTTTGGGGCGTAG